The Arachis hypogaea cultivar Tifrunner chromosome 14, arahy.Tifrunner.gnm2.J5K5, whole genome shotgun sequence genome has a segment encoding these proteins:
- the LOC140178510 gene encoding replication protein A 70 kDa DNA-binding subunit C-like, producing the protein MPPPFDMISKMHPPREAWRLKVRVLRLWVVPSFGNHEVPNTMEMILLDEHCGKIQATVKKPLLNMFRDHIVEGQVYRMAYFTVVSNHGSYRATSHEFKLVFLHRTTVVAVDEDVIPKTCFNILPFSELLNMTQDYDFLVGVSIFLWEKRKNMQNREKFLTVRCALFGNYVNQVNHFLASGYVEQPVVVIQLAKVKFFRGQVGLQNVMYATQILFNHDLPEVVEFRQSIVEQGVNGTQPLFIANEGKVVSLEDDFMRLTRKCTIEELQDNNEEGSFIIFGTIQGIVEDGGWWYSACVCGNGIYPQNGAYYCDFCLKHITNVTPRFKIKITVEDHSGEGIFLLFDREASYLLKKSCADLFTEVQRDASLVCGDTYLPIF; encoded by the exons ATGCCTCCTCCATTTGATATGATTTCCAAAATGCATCCTCCTAGAGAGGCTTGGAGGCTGAAAGTTAGGGTTCTAAGGCTTTGGGTTGTACCCTCTTTTGGTAACCATGAGGTTCCTAACACAATGGAGATGATTCTCCTTGATGAGCAT TGTGGAAAAATTCAAGCTACAGTTAAGAAACCACTCCTTAATATGTTTAGGGATCATATAGTTGAAGGTCAAGTTTATAGAATGGCATACTTTACTGTTGTATCAAATCATGGTAGTTATAGAGCAACTTCTCATGAATTCAAATTGGTTTTCCTTCACCGAACCACTGTTGTAGCTGTTGATGAAGATGTTATCCCTAAGACTTGTTTCAACATTTTACCTTTTTCTGAGCTGCTGAACATGACCCAAGATTATGATTTTTTAGTTGGTGTGTCTATCTTCTTG TGGGAGAAGAGAAAGAATATGCAAAATAGGGAAAAATT TCTTACAGTGCGCTGTGCATTATTTGGGAACTATGTTAATCAAGTAAATCATTTCCTTGCCTCTGGCTATGTGGAGCAGCCTGTTGTAGTCATTCAACTTGCAAAAGTCAAGTTCTTTAGGG GTCAAGTAGGCCTTCAAAATGTGATGTATGCCACtcaaatattatttaatcatGATCTTCCTGAAGTTGTTGAATTCAGGCAGAG TATAGTTGAGCAAGGTGTCAATGGTACCCAGCCACTCTTTATTGCAAATGAGGGTAAAGTTGTCTCCTTGGAAGATGATTTCATGCGTTTAACTAGAAAATGCACTATTGAAGAGCTTCAAGATAATAATGAG GAGGGTTCTTTTATCATTTTTGGTACAATCCAAGGTATTGTTGAGGATGGAGGTTGGTGGTATTCTGCTTGTGTGTGTGGAAATGGTATCTATCCTCAAAATGGTGCATATTACTGTGATTTTTGTTTGAAGCACATAACTAATGTGACTCCAAG atttaaaattaaaataacagttGAAGATCATAGTGGGGAgggtatttttcttctctttgatCGTGAGGCATCTTATTTGCTTAAGAAATCATGTGCTGACTTGTTTACCGAGGTTCAAAGAGATGCAAGT CTTGTATGTGGGGATACTTATCTTCCCATATTCTAA
- the LOC112740300 gene encoding uncharacterized protein yields the protein MPHDTFYGTFRVRRICDDPTIIAMFELPDYDADDESTPKKEPDLHKSVPCGERDIGIKKESSKTFIKSEKVAGESYGVLSKSPILIDFLAEKQHAVSGGTEFASLINGEHGKDEKIPSNDTVSDDLSAELNILLSSPEKETQEVLSHVIDAPSQYREKLIHENHVVTSKGKRNLNPQFEEAAADVDGRGFKIAKINGV from the exons ATGCCACATGATACATTTTATGGCACTTTTCGAGTTAGGAGAATATGTGATGATCCCACCATTATTGCCATGTTTGAGCTTCCGGATTATGATGCTGATGATGAGTCAACTCCAAAAAAG GAGCCTGATTTACACAAATCTGTTCCCTGTGGAGAAAGGGATATTGGTATTAAGAAGGAGTCATCAAAGACTTTTATCAAAAGTGAGAAAGTTGCTGGTGAGTCTTATGGGGTTTTATCTAAATCCCCAATTCTCATTGATTTTCTGGCTGAAAAACAGCATGCTGTTTCCGGAGGGACTGAGTTTGCTTCCTTAATTAATGGTGAACATGGAAAAGATGAGAAAATACCCAGCAATGATACTGTTAGTGATGATCTTTCTGCTGAACTGAATATATTGCTTAGCTCACCAGAAAAAGAAACTCAG GAGGTGTTGTCCCATGTTATTGATGCACCTTCCCAATATAGAGAGAAGCTTATTCATGAAAATCATGTTGTCACCTCCAAGGGCAAGAGAAATCTGAATCCCCAATTTGAAGAGGCGGCTGCTGATGTAGATGGGCGTGGGTTCAAGATTGCCAAGATTAATGGAGTTTGA
- the LOC112742325 gene encoding uncharacterized protein, whose product MDDIDQSEIYDPSINSFSQVGSVIDHPLFLQSEIQGCLDVGNPNYECSLCGVCFWLLERVERDSTVNRPVFTVCCSKGKIQLPYLRKPPDLLYNLINGHDSKSLYFQKNIRSYNSMFVFTSLGGKVLDSVNDGRGPPQFIISGQNYDRIGSLLPDPGQKPKFAQLYIYDTQHEIMHMQQNFGQTSEIDKELIADLLQMIDTHNVIAQSFRRVREFYQCHPSEIFSLKLYLQRKVDRRIYNAPSCDEVAALIVGDFDSSNHGRDIIVRSTGGQLQRIYETHALYWPLQYPLLFPYGEDGYQMNIGYRGEQPGYVPGRRTRVSLREFICFRLQIREHEDRIIHKCRRLFQQFVVDCFTMIESQRLHEIRMKQSTTRGEVLQGIEEAMHRGDDEASSIGTRIILPSSFTGGRRYMFNRCQDAMAICKHFGYPDLFFTITCNPNWPEFQRFTERERIPIADRPDISCRVFHAKLKCLLSDLKEGVFFGSLNAGMYTIEFQKRDLPHAHMLLWLNVENNLQSVEIVDEFICTELPNPQKFPSLYKVVTKYMIHGPCGRLRPSSPCMKDGKCSKFYPKRFVDQTSFDEDGYPIYRRRNTGVTVKINDVDIDNRFVVPYNPLLLMKYQAHINLEFCNKSNVIKYLFKYVNKGPDRVTTTVGETYDVGESSQVVDEIKQYYDCHYLSPLESMWRIFAYDIHHRWPAVQRLTFHLPNQQHVVFDDADITTHVYLQNKDLLMMFTGWMMANKRFPEGRSLTYVEYPDKFVYCLNSKGWKPRQRGFSIGRLSFANPSSGELFYMRMLLNVQRGCTSFRSIRTMNGVTYDTFQEACSAMGFLIDDKEYVSAIKEVIELASAAQLRRLFVMLLLSGSMGRPLSVWEQTWAYLSDDILYRRRYEL is encoded by the exons atggATGATATAGACCAATCAGAAATATATGATCCTTCGATAAATTCATTCAGTCAAGTTGGTTCTGTTATTGATCATCCTCTGTTCTTGCAAAGTGAGATACAAG GTTGCCTTGATGTTGGTAATCCTAACTATGAATGTTCACTTTGTGGCGTGTGTTTCTGGTTATTAGAACGTGTTGAAAGAGACTCTACAGTTAATCGTCCTGTTTTTACTGTTTGTTGCTCAAAAGGAAAAATTCAGTTACCTTATCTCCGAAAGCCCCCAGATTTGTTATATAATTTGATTAACGGACATGATAGCAAGAGTTTGTACTTCCAAAAAAATATTCGATCTTATAATAGTATGTTTGTCTTCACGTCTCTTGGCGGTAAGGTATTGGATTCAGTGAATGATGGGAGGGGTCCACCACAGTTTATAATAAGTGGTCAAAATTATGATCGGATTGGAAGTTTGCTCCCAGATCCTGGTCAGAAGCCTAAATTTGCCCAGTTATATATATACGACACTCAGCACGAGATAATGCATATGCAGCAAAACTTTGG gcaAACATCTGAGATAGATAAAGAATTGATAGCTGATTTGTTGCAAATGATCGATACTCATAATGTCATAGCACAGTCATTTCGAAGAGTCAGAGAATTCTATCAGTGTCATCCATCTGAGATTTTctctttgaagttgtatttgcAAAGGAAGGTTGATCGAAGAATTTACAATGCTCCTTCTTGCGATGAAGTTGCTGCCTTGATTGTTGGAGATTTTGATTCGTCGAATCATGGCCGTGACATTATTGTTCGATCTACTGGTGGTCAGTTGCAACGTATTTATGAAACTCATGCTCTGTATTGGCCCTTACAGTATCCTTTGTTGTTTCCATATGGTGAGGATGGTTACCAGATGAACATTGGTTATCGAGGTGAACAGCCTGGATATGTTCCTGGAAGGAGAACAAGGGTTTCCCTTAGGGAATTCATATGTTTTCGTCTCCAGATTAGGGAACACGAAGATAGAATTATTCACAAGTGTAGACGGTTATTTCAGCAATTTGTTGTTGATTGTTTCACCATGATTGAGTCCCAAAGGTTGCATGAGATTAGAATGAAGCAAAGTACAACTAGAGGAGAAGTCCTTCAAGGAATAGAGGAGGCTATGCATCGTGGCGATGATGAAGCTTCTTCAATTGGGACACGAATCATTTTGCCTTCTTCCTTCACTGGTGGTAGACGTTATATGTTTAACCGTTGTCAGGATGCCATGGCAATTTGTAAACATTTTGGCTATCCAGATTTATTCTTCACTATTACGTGTAATCCAAATTGGCCTGAATTTCAGCGATTTACAGAGCGAGAGCGAATTCCCATCGCTGATCGTCCTGATATCTCTTGTCGTGTATTTCATGCGAAGTTGAAGTGCCTCCTTAGCGATCTCAAGGAAGGTGTGTTTTTTGGTTCACTTAATGCAG gtaTGTATACTATTGAGTTCCAAAAAAGAGATCTACCGCATGCACACATGTTACTTTGGCTTAACGTGGAAAACAACTTACAAAGTGTTGAAATTGTTGATGAATTCATCTGTACCGAGCTACCCAATCCCCAAAAATTTCCATCTCTTTATAAGGTCGTCACCAAGTACATGATCCATGGTCCCTGTGGTCGACTTAGACCAAGTTCTCCTTGCATGAAAGATGGTAAGTGCTCAAAATTTTATCCAAAAAGATTCGTTGACCAAACGAGCTTTGATGAGGATGGCTATCCAATATATAGACGTCGTAATACGGGTGTCACAGTGAAAATCAACGATGTTGATATTGATAACAGATTTGTTGTGCCCTATAATCCACTACTGTTAATGAAATATCAAGCTCACATAAATCTTGAGTTCTGTAACAAGTCAAATGTGATTAAGTATCTTTTTAAGTATGTCAATAAGGGTCCGGATCGGGTGACTACAACTGTTGGAGAAACATATGATGTTGGTGAATCTTCTCAGGTGGTTGATGAGATCAAACAGTATTACGATTGTCATTATTTGTCACCGCTTGAATCCATGTGGAGAATTTTTGCTTATGATATTCATCATAGATGGCCGGCAGTACAAAGGTTGACTTTTCACTTGCCGAACCAGCAACATGTTGTATTCGATGATGCTGATATCACTACTCATGTTTATTTGCAGAACAAAGATTTGCTGATGATGTTTACGGGTTGGATGATGGCCAACAAGCGGTTCCCGGAGGGGCGGTCTTTAACATATGTTGAATATCCAGACAAATTTGTCTATTGTTTGAATAGCAAGGGGTGGAAGCCAAGACAGAGGGGATTCTCAATTGGAAGATTGAGTTTCGCTAATCCCTCATCTGGTGAACTTTTCTACATGCGGATGCTTTTGAATGTGCAGAGAGGTTGTACCAGTTTTCGAAGTATAAGAACCATGAATGGTGTTACTTATGATACATTTCAAGAGGCATGTTCCGCCATGGGATTCTTGATAGATGATAAGGAGTATGTTTCTGCTATTAAGGAAGTCATCGAGTTAGCGTCAGCTGCACAGCTAAGGAGGCTTTTTGTGATGTTGTTGCTATCTGGTTCCATGGGAAGACCTCTGTCAGTTTGGGAACAAACTTGGGCTTATTTGTCTGATGATATTCTTTATCGCAGAAGATATGAGCTATAA
- the LOC112742327 gene encoding uncharacterized protein gives MFNIPVELTKDTVCQIKKDSPKAEVVRLADLIIWDEAPMTNKLAFEALDRTLRDIMVSVSDRNKDLPFGGKVVVLGGDFRQVLPVIPKGSRAEIVMASINSSVLWKYCEVLRLTKNMRLASGLEQSTAQELRSFSDWILHIGEGLCGTLVNDKLLVDIPSDLIIPVLENPVEDIVNTIYPNLVQNFRDPSLFQDRAILAPTVENVEEINNYIVDLFPSEEKNYLSAYSIYGSDAYSDVEVNWINVEFLNQIRCSGLPNHSLKLKIGVPIILLRNVDPAGGLCNGTRLVVRDLGTNVIGADIVSGSNVGDKVFITRTNLIPSDTVIPFKFQCHQFPVSLSFAMTINKSQGQTLSTVGLFLRRPVFCHGQLYVAIFRIRNRNILKILLCDEGLVDPTRTENVVFKEVFDKI, from the coding sequence ATGTTCAATATTCCTGTTGAGCTGACTAAAGACACTGTTTGTCAGATTAAGAAGGATAGTCCAAAAGCTGAGGTAGTCCGGTTGGCCGATTTGATTATTTGGGATGAGGCACCGATGACTAACAAATTAGCATTTGAAGCGCTCGATAGGACGTTGCGGGATATAATGGTTTCGGTCTCTGATAGGAATAAAGATTTACCTTTTGGTGGGAAGGTGGTCGTTCTTGGTGGTGATTTCAGGCAAGTCTTACCAGTTATTCCAAAAGGTTCTCGTGCTGAAATTGTGATGGCGTCCATAAATTCTTCTGTCCTCTGGAAATACTGTGAAGTTTTGCGATTGACCAAAAATATGAGGTTAGCAAGTGGATTGGAACAATCAACTGCTCAGGAGTTAAGGTCGTTTTCAGATTGGATACTTCATATCGGTGAAGGTCTATGTGGAACTCTGGTCAATGACAAACTTCTTGTTGATATTCCTTCTGATCTAATCATTCCTGTTTTGGAAAATCCAGTGGAAGATATTGTAAATACAATCTATCCAAATTTGGTTCAGAATTTTCGTGATCCAAGCCTTTTCCAGGATAGGGCAATATTGGCTCCGACTGTCGAGAATGTTGAAGAGATAAACAATTATATAGTTGACTTGTTTCCCAGTGAGGAGAAAAATTATCTCAGTGCTTATTCAATATATGGTAGTGATGCCTATTCTGATGTTGAAGTTAATTGGATAAATGTTGAATTCTTGAACCAGATTAGGTGTTCTGGTCTACCTAATCATTCGTTGAAGTTGAAAATAGGCGTGCCTATTATTTTGTTGAGGAATGTTGATCCAGCTGGGGGTTTGTGTAATGGGACTCGACTTGTTGTACGAGATCTAGGGACAAATGTGATCGGTGCAGATATTGTTTCTGGTAGCAATGTTGGGGATAAAGTTTTTATCACCAGAACGAATTTGATTCCCAGTGATACGGTTATACCGTTTAAATTCCAATGCCATCAATTCCCAGTTTCTTTGTCGTTTGCGATGACAATCAACAAAAGCCAGGGTCAGACACTATCAACAGTTGGTTTGTTCTTGCGTCGTCCTGTGTTTTGTCACGGTCAACTTTATGTAGCTATTTTCCGAATTAGGAATAGAAATATTCTGAAGATTTTACTTTGTGATGAAGGATTAGTTGATCCTACCAGGACTGAAAATGTTGTATTTAAAGAAGTTTTTGATAAGATATAA